Below is a genomic region from Sorghum bicolor cultivar BTx623 chromosome 9, Sorghum_bicolor_NCBIv3, whole genome shotgun sequence.
GCATTTACTAATTTGCCAAAAAACCTGAAAATGTGTTgtccaatggttttgcatttagactttgcaatttgCATAACTTGGCATTTAGAGGTCTagacttggcatatatgccaagcccCCCAGGCTTTGCAAATCGTGATCGTCCCATGCCCGCGCGACTCGGCCTGCGTTCCGTCCATCCGCGCGACTCCTCCACGCGCGAGCACCGCCAAGTTTTGCCGAGAAGCTTTGCGCAGAGGATCAGGACGGGGCGAGGTTCAGGACGGGCGAAGTTCACGACGGGGCGAGGTTCATGACGGGTGAGGACCAAATGACGCGGCGCGAGGACCTGGATGGGGCGACGATGGCTGCGAGGAATGCCGCGATACGAACGCGCGCGACGCGTGAAGAATTACCGGTGACAAAGAAAATCGCGCGCCAAGAGAAAAACCTTCCGTGGAAAAAAAGTGTGGGTCCAAAATTTCCTCAATGCCAAAGTgaaaatgcaaaaccgttggagatcATGCCTTTTTATCCTTGCCATTTTTATTTGGAACTTTGCAAACTCCATCAATACAAAAACTAAAAATGCATAACCCTTGGAGGTGCTCTAATACTTGTCAATTCCGTTCGGCTCCACGTCTGAATCGGGCGAGATAAATATATACAGGGCTTCTGCTTCTACTTTCTTGTGCTTCTGCTTCTCGATCTTTCTTTCGCtcgctctttctctctctcttcctcAACGCAGACgctggcgacggcgacggcgacggcgaccacACCCTTCGCAGGTCACGCGTGTGCCCCCGGTTGCTCATCCCCGGCACGAAGACGCGCGACTGGGCCCTGCTGGTGGCCGTCGGCATGGCTTCCCCTCGGCGCTGCATCCTCCCGTCGATCCGCATTGTCTCGGCGAAACCCTAGCTGCCTCTTTCCGGTCAAGCCGACCTAGTCAGGGCCTCCATGGCGCAATTGTGCGGGCCTGGCCCCAACACGAGCGGTGCGCTGGTGTAGCCTCTGAGAGTCTCGGTGCACACCAGCGCTGCCTCCATCCACGCCCCCGGCTGCGTCGCGCCGGCAACGTACGTCCAGCGGCTCGGCAGCGACACAAAACCAGGTAATTTCCGCGTCCTTTACATTTGAAGGTCCTAGTGCAGGGCTAGGTTGGTCCACCCTTGAGATGTTGCCCCAGATTTGTGACTTTTGCATTGGCTTCTTGTTGCAGATTAGATTTCCTTGATGAGTTGCTGACCAAACTATGTGTTGCGAGCTGCATACCATGTGTTTGATACAATGCCCGTGTGTGCTTACTGTCCTTTTGCGTTTAAAATGTGGTTTACCATCATGTACAGTACGATGATAACTGGCAACTGAAAGTGGTTTTCTCACATGTGTTCATCCATTTAGATTAGGCTAAAATCTTTACATTCTTATCAGCTAATGCACTCCTTTTCAAATTACTGAGAAGCTAAGAAAAAACTTTGCTTGCAACACTGATTTCTTTGCTTATGGGATTTCATATTTGTATCTTTAATAGTTCAGTAACTTCAGTTGATTACAGAACTGGTCCAGGATCTTGCATTTACTATTTTTGAACTTACAAAACCACGAATCATATTTTTTCGTGCATCCCTTATTCTGTTTGTGATTCTGCATATAAATTATGAATGTTAATTTGTGTCTAGAAGATAAACATCTTGTATATCCTAAGGGGCGTCAAATGACAAAAGTTGTATGTATTGATTTCTTTCAGCTGGAATAGAAGCATGGAACTACTGGCCTGTAGGTAAAAAATTGATTATTTTGCAATACTTTCTCAAAAATAATGTATGCTATGAGACTTAGATATCTTTCTTATATCTTGTGAGCTTTTGAATTTGGAGGACATGACTGCTGACTGTTGCAACGGTCATGCTTTGTTGTGTGGCCTATTGGTAGATATGCAGTCGCTGGAACAACTGCTAAGATAATAAGAAATAGTCATATGTGCTGCCAAGAATTCGTGTCAATCGTTTGCATCATCACAGTGAACACCCAGCTGTTTCATTCATGGGGATGCCCCTCGGCTACCTTGTTGTTTCTTGCAATCCTCATGGCAACAATGCAGGTAGGTTTATTCCCTACTCTGTTATTTCGTTTCTCCTGTTGCTTCTCTAATGGAGCACGCCTTGCTTCTTGTGGTTGGCATGTATGAGAATTCAGTCATAATATGTCTGCCATGGCGTCGCTGATACCCAGCGACAAGTGACCAGTTTGAGAAAGGATATTTGCCAGATTTGCTTTCTTGGTTCACCAGTATTTTGATTGACAGCCCATTTCCAGGtatggttggctgcttctttaTGTCTATGTTCACGATTTCTGTGGCTTTAGGTTGGATTCAATTAAATTGGCCGCATGTGTGCTTCCATGGGTCTGAAGAATACACTTAAATTTTTTTGGGGGGCTCATGTTTTTAAAAGGCGATGAGATTAGCGCTTTAGGCTTGCGCCTTACTGctcctattttacaaaaaaaatcatGTATTTCATTTCATTCGAACTCAAAGATTAATTGCACGTCTGTTTGTTTTTAACTAGAGCCATTTTGTTCAGTTAGTAAGTATCCATATGCATTTTTTTAGCTACAGGACTTCAAAGTTTTACATTTATTTCTATGTTAAACATGTTTTTGATTGCATCATCTTTGTACAGTGAAACTGACACATGAAGACTAAAACAACAATTTTTGCAAACAGATTTCTTTACAAACGTCACTTTTGTATATTACATACAGATCAAAAGTCTGATGATTCCCGACAGGAGCATAAAGGCAATTCCTTCAGAACAACGCCAGAAGTGATTCAGGTCGAACCAGATTTACATCCTCAATACCGATCGCTCTTAACTCTTACTTCAATACACTGAAATGGTGCCTTTTACTCTGTAATTTTTAAACTCAGTAAACCATCTCGCTGCTCATACACTCCTATACATAGTGCTGTTTGCCATGCCTTCAGCTTCTTGTTCTATGAATGACCTCTACACCTATGTCTTGTATTTATCGAGTTTCTAACTTTTTCACAAATTTTACAGATGCGAAGCAAGATACTTTAGCGCCATGGAATGGGTTAGGCTTTATATGTCAGAAACAATCATCATCCCCTAGCTATCTCAGAACGGCTCGTCAAGGTCTACGATCTTTTTTCCTATAATGCATGTAATATATACCTCTCTATAATCAGCTCCAAAGACATCAAGGTCTATGACCTTTCACCTATGTACTAAGCCATCAACATATGTAATATAATATACACGTACAAATATATACCTGTACATGTATATCTCCATCAATATAACCTTATCATGCATAATCTGCATGTAAACCCAAGTGTGCTTACACGCGCGCGATGGCGCGCGCTGTTGCACTAGTACTGCTATATACTCGGTGGTGAGCTTAACACCCTGTCCCCTCCTGCGGCCACCGAACGGTGCCAATTATACATCTGCTCGGGCGTACATCTCTAGGATTTGGAGACCCCTAAACGAAATACATGATGATGCCTTAAAATTTGAGAAAACTAAAGCATACTTTGACTTAATTATAAAACTTCAAATTTATATGGATCTTACACTATTAAGAATAAACCAAAATTTATCTATACCTCTATCCCTAGTACTAAAGAAGCAAAATTTCAACTTAAATTTTAGGGCAGTCTCGGTGCTCGTATGCTATGAAGCGGTGGCCATCTCACGCATAGCAGCTGGCGCAGAGGGGATAGGACAAGGACAGGCTCACATGCTTTAGATAAGATACAGTAATAGAATGACATgttttctattattttattttgttaTTAGATTATTATTAGAACATAATATAGGACTCACTAAAATATAGAACCCTGCTCACTGCCTAAACGAAGGATTTGACTTTAAAAACTTTAGTTCACTTTGGTCCATAAGAATTTTATTCCTTATTAAGAAGTACTTTCCCAAGACTCTTTTTATTAATTGTATACTTACATTGACTTAGGACCTGTTTGATCCCAGGAAGTTAAAAATTAGCACTATGTTTAGATGCTAATTAGAAAACTaaatataaaaactaattacataagtaTTGACTAATTGATAAAACAAATCTTTAATCCTAATTAGGCTAATGCCTACGGTAcctccatatatatataagctaaTCATATACAGATTAGGACTAATAGATTTGTCTCACCAAATAATCATTGCATATGCAGTTAGTTTTGAAATTAGTTCACAATCTGATCCTTTTAATCAGCATCGTGCTAGCCCATAGTACATCTGCTATGCCAATTAATATTTGTTGGAGTTTGATGTTTGATGACTTTAGAGCATTGTCATATTATTATCAATATCAATTtacataaaataaattataaaatagaaatttataaatatatatatctttttatAGCTTATTTTTCCGTTGTATCGTACGAACATGTTTTGCTAGTTATACAAAAATAATAAACCAAAACTCAAAAAACTTTTTCGCGATTTCCACGCGTGGCCGCAGGGGTGACAGGGTTTTGTGGGAAATAGGAATAGGCCCGGCCGGGTAGCAGCCACGACTGGGCTAACTGAACATGCGTTTTTGCATGGGCCGGCGAGGTCATCTCCGTGGATCAGGCCACAAACCCGGCCCGGCCCATAAGGGCCCAACCGAACAAAGCCTCAATAAATAAGGAACCCTCTCCACCCGCCTCCACCAGCCGCTCCTAACCCtagcgccgccaccgccgccgccgcagcctcgGAGCGATGGTGTCAGGCTCCGGCTTGAGCGCAAAGCGCATCGTGGTGGACGCGCGCCACCACATGCTGGGCCGCCTCTCCTCGATCATCGCGAAGGAGCTGCTCAATGGGCAGAAGGTGGTCGTCGTCCGCTGCGAGGAGATCTGCATGTCCGGCGGCCTCGTCCGCCAGAAGATGAAGTACCTCCGTTTCCTCCGCAAGCGGATGAACACCAAGCCGTCGCACGGGCCCATCCACTTCCGCGCCCCCTCCAAGATCCTCTGGCGTACCATCCGCGGGTATGtgtttctccttttttttttccttcccatTTTGCGATGTACGATTAAATTTATGTGTGCGGTTGTTTTGCAGGATGATTCCGCACAAGACCAAGAGGGGAGAGGCGGCGCTGGCGAGGCTCAAGACGTACGAGGGCGTCCCGCCGCCGTACGACAAGACGAAGCGCGTGGTCATCCCTGATGCTCTTAAGTATGTGTTCTTCATTCGTAATTCGAGATTTTTCTGATTTTATCATCATGTGATGTGATGTGATGTTCCTGTCTGATGTAATTCTGTTGTTGTGGTTTGTTTGTAGGGTTCTGAGGCTGCAGCCTGGGCACAAGTACTGCCTCCTCGGTGAGCTCTCTAAGGAGGTCGGATGGAACTACCATGACACCATCAGGGTAAGCGTTCCCCCATCTCATGTTCTTGTTTGTATTTATGTGTCATCGTTTTGGACCAACACTTTAGTAATAAAATGTTATGAATAGCTGTAATTCAGGCATTGCTACTAAAACTAGCTGTGCTGGTCATCTTCTATTATTGTGAATCCTTCACTTTTGTTGTTGAATTCTTATTGCTAGAATAGCCGTTTACATGTTGGGAGACACATTATGCTGAATTGTGCATGATTCTGGATGATGAAGAAAAATCAATTGGATTGATTTTATAATATGATTCAACAACCAGCTACTTCTGACAAAATCATGCACATCAGAACATACTTGCCTATTTGGTCTGAGACAATCGAATGCTTCTGCTGATGTTTGTGCCATTGTAGTTGATTATTTGATAC
It encodes:
- the LOC8067456 gene encoding 60S ribosomal protein L13a-4, with the protein product MVSGSGLSAKRIVVDARHHMLGRLSSIIAKELLNGQKVVVVRCEEICMSGGLVRQKMKYLRFLRKRMNTKPSHGPIHFRAPSKILWRTIRGMIPHKTKRGEAALARLKTYEGVPPPYDKTKRVVIPDALKVLRLQPGHKYCLLGELSKEVGWNYHDTIRELEEKRKEKAKVAYERRKQLAKLRVKAEKTAEEKLGSQLEILAPIKY